From Deltaproteobacteria bacterium, the proteins below share one genomic window:
- a CDS encoding IS630 family transposase: LRALKPRTPADLLEALVDAFATVTRHDMRGWFRHCGYQVALT, translated from the coding sequence GCTGCGGGCGCTCAAGCCCCGCACGCCCGCGGACTTGCTGGAAGCGTTGGTCGATGCCTTTGCCACGGTCACCAGGCACGACATGCGGGGCTGGTTCCGTCACTGCGGGTATCAGGTCGCACTCACTTGA